Proteins encoded within one genomic window of Lysinibacillus louembei:
- a CDS encoding DUF1641 domain-containing protein, whose product MAKLISTIKKEELTTEQLQAQKLEDLKQLVANNEDAVKQIFTILTELNDIGALEAASKLIEAKEEVAHIALGQLTRKPITNIMNNLMGVAGALSDMDPSTTAKLIDALNSGLDEGNKAVEADEKIGVLQLMKQLKDPDVNRAVNFGVHFLKGLGKGLK is encoded by the coding sequence GTGGCAAAATTAATTTCTACTATTAAAAAAGAAGAGCTCACAACAGAGCAATTGCAGGCACAAAAATTAGAGGATTTAAAGCAGCTTGTTGCCAACAACGAGGATGCGGTGAAGCAAATTTTCACTATCTTAACGGAGTTAAACGACATTGGCGCACTAGAGGCAGCATCAAAGCTTATTGAAGCAAAGGAAGAGGTTGCCCATATCGCATTAGGGCAATTAACACGCAAGCCTATCACAAACATTATGAATAATTTAATGGGTGTGGCAGGAGCATTGTCGGATATGGACCCCTCCACAACAGCAAAGCTGATTGATGCTTTAAACAGTGGGCTAGATGAAGGAAATAAAGCTGTAGAAGCAGATGAAAAAATCGGGGTTTTACAATTAATGAAGCAACTAAAAGACCCTGATGTCAACCGCGCTGTCAATTTTGGCGTCCATTTTTTAAAAGGACTTGGCAAAGGATTGAAATAA
- a CDS encoding VWA domain-containing protein — protein MDLRIDIPLALLLLLPLLIYFIWTFWRERQRLKKSHIIVLCIRIAAVCCLVFALAAPYILLPIKEEQVIFLADRSASMNTTEQELTDFIIESLQSKKDNQAAGIYSFASTVQTEATLSTDLKEVPKFSALQNNGETNIEQSLQIATGIVDPKKATRFVLLTDGNETKGDVLEFATKLKGSTMSIDVVPFQQKVSNDVSLKSFVSPQVAYAGEQQQLVTEIYATEEGQGELLLYENDQLIHREAVVLTEGSNVFTYKHSMKSEGLVKYEAVVQVGEDAIYENNKLTSITMVQSEPRLLIVNGHDIASPIAAALGQQAIAHDVIAPESLPNDLSNYLQYNAVIFDNVPGHLVGEAKMLVIEQAVKNFGVGFAMIGGENSFGLGGYFKTPIEALLPVEMEIKGKEQLPSLGLVIVLDRSGSMYGSKLELAKEAAARSVELLRDEDTLGFIAFDDRPWEIIETGPLQSKDEAVDTILSVTPGGGTEIYRSLALAYENLADLQLQRKHIILLTDGQSQPGNYEELIEEGKGNNITLSTVAIGSDADGALLQQLSEMGSGRFYDVIDEQTIPSILSRETAMISRTYIEDNPFYPTIYSAAGWDALFAQGVPQMNAYIGTTAKQGAIVVAESEKEDPVLAQWQYGLGKTFAFTSDSTGKWTGDWARWQDWGMFWQTMLSQMLPSYNDIAYDVRLEADGSFMITDPTNEAAFLDIVAVNEVGEELDTQLEMISASQVRATVDTEQGLIFFRIADEEQTIYQAGLTVPYSTEYELKPVNNSMLEELTAQTGGAILEEPTEVFRDFTTKGAERQNIAAWLMLAGMLLFFIDITIRRFGWGFFVKPRKEAKAVESALVQAEDTNVAQLLKGMKKRS, from the coding sequence GTGGATTTACGAATTGATATACCGCTTGCATTGTTGCTATTACTTCCATTGCTCATTTATTTTATATGGACATTTTGGCGTGAACGACAACGTCTAAAAAAGAGTCATATTATCGTATTATGTATTCGCATTGCGGCAGTTTGCTGTCTTGTATTTGCCCTAGCAGCTCCTTATATTTTGCTACCAATTAAAGAAGAGCAAGTGATTTTTTTAGCCGATCGCTCAGCGTCAATGAATACGACAGAGCAGGAGTTAACTGATTTTATTATCGAAAGCCTGCAATCGAAAAAAGATAATCAAGCAGCAGGTATTTATTCCTTTGCTTCCACTGTGCAAACGGAGGCAACTTTATCGACAGATTTAAAAGAAGTGCCGAAATTTTCAGCATTACAAAATAATGGTGAAACGAATATCGAGCAAAGCTTGCAAATTGCAACAGGCATTGTTGATCCAAAAAAGGCAACGCGCTTTGTATTATTAACAGATGGCAATGAGACAAAGGGTGATGTGCTGGAATTTGCAACAAAGCTTAAAGGCTCTACGATGAGTATTGATGTCGTACCATTCCAGCAAAAAGTGTCAAATGATGTATCATTGAAAAGCTTTGTTTCGCCGCAAGTGGCTTATGCAGGAGAGCAACAGCAGCTTGTTACAGAAATTTATGCGACAGAGGAAGGGCAAGGGGAGCTTTTACTTTATGAAAATGACCAATTAATTCATCGTGAGGCAGTTGTATTAACAGAGGGCTCCAATGTTTTTACGTACAAGCATAGCATGAAATCGGAAGGGCTTGTGAAATATGAGGCGGTCGTACAAGTCGGAGAGGATGCGATTTATGAAAATAATAAGCTAACAAGTATTACGATGGTGCAAAGTGAGCCACGCTTACTAATTGTCAACGGACATGATATCGCATCTCCTATTGCAGCAGCACTTGGTCAACAGGCAATTGCTCATGATGTGATAGCACCAGAAAGTTTACCGAATGACCTTTCTAACTACTTGCAATACAATGCGGTTATTTTCGATAATGTGCCAGGGCATTTAGTCGGTGAAGCAAAAATGCTCGTTATTGAGCAAGCTGTTAAAAATTTCGGTGTTGGCTTTGCGATGATTGGTGGAGAAAATAGCTTTGGTTTAGGTGGTTATTTTAAAACACCGATTGAAGCATTGCTACCTGTTGAAATGGAAATTAAGGGAAAAGAACAGCTTCCTTCATTAGGCCTTGTCATTGTACTTGACCGCTCTGGCAGTATGTATGGTTCCAAGCTAGAGCTTGCTAAAGAGGCAGCTGCACGCTCAGTAGAATTACTACGTGATGAAGATACATTAGGCTTTATCGCCTTTGATGATCGTCCGTGGGAAATTATTGAAACAGGCCCTTTACAAAGTAAGGATGAGGCGGTCGATACAATTTTATCTGTAACGCCAGGTGGCGGCACAGAAATTTATCGTTCCTTAGCATTAGCGTATGAAAATTTAGCCGACTTACAATTACAGCGTAAGCATATTATTTTATTAACAGATGGTCAGTCACAGCCTGGTAATTATGAAGAATTAATTGAGGAAGGTAAAGGAAACAATATTACGCTTTCTACAGTAGCGATTGGTAGTGATGCAGATGGAGCATTACTACAGCAATTAAGTGAAATGGGAAGTGGACGCTTTTATGATGTTATTGATGAACAAACAATTCCTTCGATCTTATCACGAGAAACTGCAATGATTTCACGTACTTATATTGAGGATAATCCATTTTATCCGACAATTTATAGTGCAGCAGGCTGGGATGCATTGTTCGCACAAGGCGTTCCGCAAATGAATGCTTATATTGGTACAACAGCGAAGCAAGGTGCAATTGTTGTGGCGGAAAGTGAAAAAGAGGACCCAGTGCTTGCACAATGGCAATATGGTCTAGGAAAAACGTTTGCCTTCACATCTGATTCTACAGGTAAATGGACAGGCGATTGGGCAAGATGGCAGGATTGGGGCATGTTTTGGCAAACGATGCTGTCACAAATGCTGCCAAGCTATAATGATATTGCCTACGATGTTCGTTTAGAGGCAGATGGCTCCTTTATGATTACAGATCCGACAAATGAAGCAGCCTTTTTAGATATTGTCGCTGTCAATGAGGTGGGAGAGGAGCTGGATACACAGCTCGAAATGATTTCTGCATCGCAAGTAAGAGCGACCGTAGATACTGAACAAGGGCTAATTTTCTTCCGTATTGCAGATGAGGAGCAAACGATTTATCAAGCAGGCTTAACGGTTCCATATAGCACGGAATACGAGCTGAAGCCTGTCAATAATAGTATGCTTGAGGAGCTAACAGCACAAACAGGTGGCGCTATTTTGGAAGAGCCTACTGAAGTATTTCGTGATTTTACAACGAAAGGTGCTGAGCGCCAAAATATTGCTGCCTGGCTAATGTTAGCAGGGATGCTGCTATTCTTTATCGATATTACGATACGCCGCTTTGGCTGGGGCTTCTTTGTTAAGCCGAGAAAGGAAGCAAAAGCTGTTGAATCAGCACTGGTACAAGCCGAGGATACAAATGTTGCACAGCTGTTGAAAGGCATGAAAAAACGCTCATAA
- a CDS encoding vWA domain-containing protein, whose translation MGFSQILYSWTAIFPVIVLLYYFFRKKYTDQPVSSTLFWAEIMQETRVSPYLKHLQKNTLLYLQLLALLLLMLALMNPFIQQSKIAGSQVVFIVDTSATMLAGKEQATFELHKQEMLSLINDLNGRPITLIVTGHAPTAVLQQETNINAIEQSIQALQVTYETAQMPKALDVAQAFIGNVPTSVYIFTDVLDKMQLPVEKETVQWIVKGAAKDLKNIAITRFAATTDGQTAMALVQLRNDTNEAQETILTLYDAENEELVNEKVALPAKEIVTTTFKELPVTQTITAKIDAQDHYTVDNTQTALLQTTSAALVVDQSLHQLIQKGFQAIQPNVKMVPASQLADNKDAVIVTNQAALLGEMKKPVILFGRDDVEKFEVAGHINTTNDALFAFSNLKDVYVGALYESFDNYKTIATVGEEPFIQLSPEGDIIVLADIEDTDWPLHPSFPLFLWSAEQQLLESTSSLGIFAPNESRVVALAQNDWSVYSQTDEFLSTVTNGILTAPMKPDIYIVRSADEEKHFIVQLQAQERIIEEGTSYTIGALPDNEQEELSKSSIVPWIVLLVLLLLVVEWEVQRRRGFTN comes from the coding sequence ATGGGCTTTAGTCAAATACTTTATAGCTGGACGGCCATCTTTCCAGTTATTGTCCTTCTTTATTATTTCTTTCGTAAAAAATATACGGATCAACCCGTTTCCTCAACGCTCTTTTGGGCAGAAATTATGCAGGAAACACGCGTATCACCCTATTTAAAGCATTTGCAAAAAAATACGTTGCTCTACTTGCAATTGTTAGCATTACTACTTCTTATGTTAGCACTCATGAATCCATTTATTCAGCAATCTAAAATTGCAGGGTCACAAGTTGTATTTATCGTGGATACGTCAGCAACAATGCTTGCAGGGAAAGAGCAAGCGACATTTGAGCTACATAAACAGGAAATGCTGTCTCTTATCAATGATTTAAATGGTAGACCAATAACGTTGATTGTAACAGGGCATGCACCAACAGCAGTTTTACAGCAGGAGACGAATATCAATGCGATTGAGCAGTCAATTCAAGCACTACAAGTCACGTATGAAACAGCTCAAATGCCAAAAGCGCTTGATGTAGCACAAGCATTTATTGGAAATGTCCCAACCTCTGTTTACATTTTTACTGATGTACTTGATAAAATGCAATTGCCAGTTGAAAAGGAAACAGTACAGTGGATTGTCAAAGGAGCAGCAAAGGATTTAAAAAATATTGCGATTACACGCTTTGCTGCAACGACAGATGGGCAAACAGCGATGGCGCTCGTGCAGCTTCGCAATGATACGAACGAGGCACAGGAAACAATATTAACATTGTATGATGCTGAAAATGAGGAGCTAGTAAACGAAAAAGTAGCCTTACCTGCCAAGGAAATCGTCACAACAACCTTTAAAGAGCTGCCTGTGACACAAACGATCACTGCCAAAATTGATGCGCAAGATCATTACACTGTGGACAATACACAAACCGCATTACTGCAAACAACGAGCGCTGCATTAGTTGTTGATCAAAGCCTACATCAATTGATTCAAAAAGGCTTTCAAGCGATACAGCCAAATGTCAAAATGGTACCTGCATCGCAGCTAGCTGATAATAAAGATGCAGTTATTGTTACAAATCAAGCAGCATTGCTTGGAGAAATGAAAAAGCCTGTCATTTTATTCGGGCGGGATGATGTAGAAAAGTTTGAAGTAGCAGGCCATATAAATACGACAAATGATGCATTGTTTGCCTTTAGCAATTTAAAGGATGTTTATGTTGGTGCATTATATGAGAGCTTTGACAATTATAAAACGATTGCTACGGTTGGTGAGGAGCCATTTATTCAGCTATCGCCTGAAGGGGATATTATTGTTTTAGCTGATATTGAAGATACAGATTGGCCTCTGCATCCATCTTTCCCGCTATTTTTGTGGAGTGCTGAGCAGCAGCTACTAGAATCTACAAGCTCATTAGGAATTTTCGCACCGAATGAGAGTCGCGTTGTCGCATTAGCACAAAATGATTGGTCTGTTTATTCACAGACAGATGAATTTTTATCGACTGTGACAAATGGTATTTTAACTGCTCCAATGAAGCCTGATATTTATATTGTGCGTTCTGCGGATGAGGAGAAGCACTTTATTGTGCAGCTGCAGGCACAGGAGCGCATAATTGAAGAAGGAACAAGCTATACGATTGGTGCATTGCCAGACAACGAGCAAGAGGAGTTATCAAAATCATCCATCGTACCGTGGATAGTATTGCTTGTTTTATTATTGTTAGTTGTAGAATGGGAGGTGCAACGACGTCGTGGATTTACGAATTGA
- a CDS encoding DUF58 domain-containing protein: MTNKYVLPEDWLVKISRFQVATASKLRGQHKGSHRSQRFGASLDFSDFREYHLGDDVRQVDWNVFARTDKYFIKRFLDEQEMRVHILLDTTKSMTEEAKWLFARQIATALGLMVLGRDDRLSFSYLQEELVPPFRRKGATYRRAFLQIVSAIEQANYSGGFAQGALRALPKDSTVLFILTDGLEPIEEWEQLLKRLPRFAGDVRIIQIVTAEELAPNYTGDMRLLDSETGNDVNVTMSTKVLDTYTERRLLHEQQFDAICHRFGVRKLQLKVEDGLQHAIFHQLLKAHWIR; encoded by the coding sequence GTGACAAATAAATATGTTTTGCCTGAGGATTGGCTCGTCAAAATCAGTCGCTTCCAAGTAGCAACGGCCTCCAAATTACGTGGGCAGCATAAGGGCTCGCACCGTTCACAGCGCTTCGGAGCATCGCTAGACTTCTCAGATTTTCGTGAATATCATTTAGGTGATGATGTGCGACAAGTCGATTGGAATGTCTTTGCAAGAACAGATAAATATTTTATTAAACGCTTTTTAGATGAGCAGGAAATGCGTGTGCATATTTTGCTTGATACGACCAAATCAATGACAGAAGAGGCAAAATGGCTTTTTGCAAGGCAAATTGCGACAGCGCTTGGTTTAATGGTGCTTGGGCGTGATGATCGACTATCATTTTCTTATTTACAGGAGGAGCTAGTGCCACCGTTTCGCCGTAAAGGAGCAACGTATAGACGGGCTTTTCTCCAAATTGTTTCAGCGATTGAGCAAGCGAATTATAGTGGAGGCTTTGCACAAGGTGCTTTAAGAGCCTTACCGAAGGATAGCACGGTGCTATTTATATTGACAGATGGTTTAGAGCCTATTGAAGAGTGGGAGCAGCTATTAAAGCGATTGCCACGCTTTGCAGGAGATGTCCGCATTATTCAAATTGTCACAGCGGAGGAGCTTGCACCGAACTATACAGGAGATATGCGTCTGCTTGATAGCGAGACAGGTAACGACGTCAATGTCACGATGTCAACAAAAGTGTTAGACACATATACAGAAAGACGTTTATTACATGAACAACAATTTGATGCAATTTGTCATCGCTTTGGCGTTCGCAAATTGCAATTAAAGGTGGAGGATGGCTTGCAGCATGCTATATTCCATCAATTATTAAAAGCACATTGGATTAGGTGA
- a CDS encoding AAA family ATPase → MAFTEQQYTEMSKKLQQVKEEIHRFIVGQEEAIDYTLYAVLADGHALLEGLPGLGKTMLIRTISEVLDLSFSRIQFTPDLMPADITGTSMIERTADGKQQFTFQPGPIFSQMVLADEINRATPKTQSALLEAMGEKTVTILGDTKKMAKPFFVLATQNPIEMEGTYPLPEAQMDRFLCKILVPYPTKQELMEIMKRTTGAIEIDLQKIMNAGELIEAQQMVKEVLVADEMLEYATELIVATHPEGDYAIDEVKQYALYGSGPRGLQSLIKLAKARALINGRFHVSVADIKTVAKPVLRHRMLLNYEGEASGKTADDIIDIILEKVQQGASK, encoded by the coding sequence ATGGCATTTACGGAACAGCAATATACAGAAATGAGCAAAAAGTTACAGCAAGTAAAGGAAGAAATTCATCGCTTTATTGTTGGACAGGAGGAAGCGATTGATTACACATTATATGCGGTTTTAGCAGATGGGCATGCATTGTTAGAGGGCCTTCCAGGTTTAGGGAAAACGATGCTAATTCGCACTATTTCAGAGGTGTTGGATTTATCGTTTTCGCGTATTCAATTTACGCCAGATTTAATGCCAGCAGATATTACAGGAACGAGCATGATTGAGCGTACAGCAGATGGCAAGCAGCAATTTACATTCCAACCCGGGCCCATTTTTAGCCAAATGGTATTAGCCGATGAAATTAACCGTGCAACACCAAAAACGCAAAGTGCTTTATTAGAGGCAATGGGAGAGAAAACCGTAACAATTTTAGGGGACACGAAAAAAATGGCGAAACCCTTTTTCGTATTAGCTACGCAAAACCCAATTGAAATGGAAGGAACATATCCATTGCCTGAAGCGCAAATGGACCGCTTCCTTTGTAAAATACTTGTGCCATATCCAACAAAGCAAGAGCTAATGGAAATTATGAAGCGCACAACAGGTGCTATAGAGATTGATTTACAAAAAATAATGAATGCTGGGGAACTCATTGAAGCACAGCAAATGGTCAAAGAAGTGTTAGTCGCTGATGAAATGCTTGAATATGCGACAGAATTGATTGTTGCAACACATCCTGAAGGTGACTATGCGATTGATGAAGTAAAGCAATACGCATTATATGGTAGCGGACCACGTGGTTTGCAAAGTTTGATTAAGCTCGCAAAGGCACGTGCCTTAATCAATGGGCGTTTCCATGTTTCCGTAGCGGACATTAAAACAGTTGCTAAGCCTGTGCTGCGTCATCGTATGCTGTTGAATTATGAAGGGGAGGCTTCTGGTAAAACAGCAGATGATATTATCGATATTATTTTAGAAAAAGTGCAGCAAGGTGCTAGCAAGTGA